The DNA segment GTAGCGGGCGATCACTTCCACCTCGGGCGCCACCACGTCGATCCGGTCGGTCCAGATCTCCCCGGTGACGCCGTTGTCGAGGTCGACGCTGTCCCCGTCGAGCAGCGGCGCGAACTCCTCGATCCGGATGCCGAGAAGGTCCCGCAGCGCGCCCGGATAGCCGCCGAGCCAGACGTGGTCGTTCTCATCCACGATCCCGGAGAAGTATGTCGTCACGATATGTCCGCCATTCCCGACATATCGCGTCAATCGCGAGGCCAACGACGCCGGCACCACGTGCAACATCGGCGCGATCAGGACCTTGTACGCCTCGAGATCCCCGCCGGTCGGCACCACGTCCGCGCGGATGCCGTTCTCCAGCAGCGCCGAATACCAGTCGAGCGCCTCCTGCCGGTAGCGCACCCGTTCGGTCGGGTGGGAGTCCTGCTCGGAGGCCCACCAGGACTCCCAGTCGAAGACGATTCCCACTTCTGCGACGGTACGGCCGGAGCCGGCGACCGCCGCCAGTTCCCTCAGACGACGGCCGAGCTCGGCGACCGACCGGAAGACCGCGCTCTCGGTCCCGGCATGGGGCAGCATCGCCGAGTGGTACTTCTCGGCGCCCGCCTTCGACTGCCGCCACTGGAAGAAGCAGACCGCGTCGGCGCCGTACGCCACATGGGTGAGCGAATCACGGGCCATGTCGCCCGGCCGTTTCGGCACGTTGACGGGCTGCCAGTTGACAGCGCTCGTGGAGTGCTCCATGAGGAACCACGGCCGGCCACCGGCGATCATGCCGGTCAGGTTCGCCGAGAACGACAGCTCGTCGCGGGCCTGCGGGTTCGGCAGCACCACGTAGTGGTCGTTCGAGACGAAGTCGACCTCGCTCGCCCAGTCGGCGTAATTCATCGGCTTCATGCCCATCACCATGAAGTTCGTGGTGACCGGCACCTCCGGCGTCAGCTCGCGCAGGATCGCCTTCTCGGCGCGCAGGTGCTCCTTGAGCGCGTCCGAGGAGAAGCGCTTGAAGTCGAGCTGCTGTGTCGGGTTGGGGTGCGAGGCGGCGAGCCGTGGCGGCAGGATCTCCGCGAAGTCGCTGTACTGCTGCGACCAGAAGGCCGTACCCCAAGCGTCGTTGAGCTTCTTGATGTCGCCGTAGCGATCCTGGAGCCAGGCACGGAACGCGACGGCCGCGTCGTCCGAGTAGTCGTAGACGTTGTGGCAGCCCAGCTCGTTGTTGACGTGCCAGGCGACCAGCGCGGGATGACCGGCGTAGCGGGTCGCCAGCGCCCGGACCAGCCGCAGCGCATGCTCACGGAAGATCGGCGAGGTGGGCCGCCAGTGCTGCCGGGCACCGGGCCACACCGTGTTGCCCTCGGCGTTCACCGGAAGGATCGACGGAGAGGAAGTGGTCAGCCACGGTGGCGGCGACGCGGTGGCGGTGGCCAGGTCGACCGAGATCCCGTTGGCGTGCAGCAGGTCCATCGCGTCGTCGAGCCAGGCGAAGTCGAACACGCCGTCGCGCGGCTCGATGCGGGCCCACGAGAAGATGGCGAGCGAGACGATCGTGACGCCGGCTTCCCGCATGGCCCGTACGTCGTCGTCCCAGACCTCGCGCGGCCACTGCTCCGGGTTGTAGTCGGCGCCGAATTCCAGACGCGCCTCCCCGGCGCGGCGCAGCCAGCGCCGGGGAGTGTTTTCAGAAGAGATCATTTAACGGTGAAACCCTGCTCCTGGCCGTACTTGATCGATGCGTCCTGCCAGGACTTCAGCCCGTCCTGGAGGGTGCCCTGGCCGAGGTACGCCTTACCGGCCGTGTCGTTGAAGACGTTGTTGGCGTAGACCTGGAAGGGCAGATACGACCAGCCGGGGACGACCTGCCCGGCGGACGCGGCGAGAACCTCGTTGACCTTCTGACCGCCGAAGTACGGGAACTCCTTGTTCAGGAACTCCGGCGCGTTCAGCTGCTTGGTGGTGGCCGGGAAGGCGCCGTTGTCGACCCGGGTCTGTGCTCCCTCGTCCACGGTGGCGTACTTGAGGAAGGCGTACGCGAGGGTCTTGTTCACGGCCTTCTCCGGGATGGCGATCGAGCTGCCGCCGTTCTCCGACGTGGCTTTGCCGGCGCTGTCCCACTGCGGCATCGGCGCTACCCGCCACTTGCCGTTGCCGGCCTTGACGCCGGACTCCAGGTTGGCGGGCATCCAGGCGCCGATCACCAGGGAGGCGATGGTGCCGTCGGCGAGGCCGGCGTACCAGCCGTCGCTCCAGCCCGGCACCGGGTTGAGCAGCTTGCCGTCGATCAGCTTCTGCCACTGCGCGGTGAACTTCTGGGTGC comes from the Actinoplanes sp. OR16 genome and includes:
- a CDS encoding beta-galactosidase — its product is MISSENTPRRWLRRAGEARLEFGADYNPEQWPREVWDDDVRAMREAGVTIVSLAIFSWARIEPRDGVFDFAWLDDAMDLLHANGISVDLATATASPPPWLTTSSPSILPVNAEGNTVWPGARQHWRPTSPIFREHALRLVRALATRYAGHPALVAWHVNNELGCHNVYDYSDDAAVAFRAWLQDRYGDIKKLNDAWGTAFWSQQYSDFAEILPPRLAASHPNPTQQLDFKRFSSDALKEHLRAEKAILRELTPEVPVTTNFMVMGMKPMNYADWASEVDFVSNDHYVVLPNPQARDELSFSANLTGMIAGGRPWFLMEHSTSAVNWQPVNVPKRPGDMARDSLTHVAYGADAVCFFQWRQSKAGAEKYHSAMLPHAGTESAVFRSVAELGRRLRELAAVAGSGRTVAEVGIVFDWESWWASEQDSHPTERVRYRQEALDWYSALLENGIRADVVPTGGDLEAYKVLIAPMLHVVPASLASRLTRYVGNGGHIVTTYFSGIVDENDHVWLGGYPGALRDLLGIRIEEFAPLLDGDSVDLDNGVTGEIWTDRIDVVAPEVEVIARYKTGEQASRAAITRRVVGEGSAAYVSTRLGAGGLAAVVPSLLGPAGVVSELPVELRGRVELAIRGRHRFYINRTDEPVELPGGEILEPRGVHVES